Proteins found in one Amphiura filiformis chromosome 14, Afil_fr2py, whole genome shotgun sequence genomic segment:
- the LOC140170539 gene encoding uncharacterized protein — MAEASSLASAIDRHFLECVICSDTFKDPRALPCMHPFCCECLENWAKSCSDDNSIVSCPLCKNIYRIPEEEGIKGFPVHFLVTNLQDTVDKAKQKKSTTGICDKHGKKLKYFCENCGCAACSDCSALDPSHRGHSFIRLKEASRRLSCSLENLTRIVGNVEEKYTTAIQQTQQVKQNLDQDTDAKIQAIDEARNEFMQKVDNLVRAYKQDAYRMKEKNLSAIEQIEEKLQVDLASLRSSNELASNVIESGSDSDIISLYQSLSSSLQQLAQAQPTPVDSKLGKIKLEPPQPTSMDLPSLEQLLCDKLHITVTPTQHTQVSHQTSNLSVKPAAAKPLPSATAKHLPSSAATKSPLPRFTIKSPQSSSIKPLSAFTANAEVNTATASKQDPSLFPRSQSVQSTMPSTQPRIDKKWKECGQIKTTPKVESPRCIAIHPNGDIVLTSWFAPVTVFSRHRNDLSWNGNFKHIIGGSPSNIDDIAITPSNQYIIPGSYGKNEFYIYDSQGVLVSTIPTYDINNQPSRPRSVAVDSTGRIIVGLGWDGHKTVTIHQPDGTLISKFETTSSPRKLTCTPNVKLIISFVDITLQVMNQSGHNFSIIQPPPGIQPGIQSWEPVYVCCSKQGELFVGNQGYPKAVYRYVCTDGEYKYLDCITRMENNPWGIALSADEQELFVVDNLSSIVKIFR, encoded by the exons ATGGCGGAAGCCAGTTCCCTGGCATCAGCGATAGACAGACACTTTCTGGAGTGTGTGATCTGTTCAGACACTTTCAAAGATCCAAGAGCTTTGCCATGTATGCATCCATTCTGTTGTGAGTGTTTGGAAAATTGGGCTAAATCCTGCAGTGATGATAATAGCATTGTGAGTTGTCCTCTCTGCAAAAATATCTACCGGATTCCAGAAGAGGAAGGAATAAAAGGTTTTCCTGTTCATTTTCTTGTGACTAATCTGCAAGACACTGTAGACAAAGCCAAACAG AAGAAATCTACCACTGGTATCTGTGACAAGCATGGTAAAAAGTTGAAATACTTCTGTGAGAATTGTGGCTGTGCTGCCTGCTCAGATTGTTCTGCTCTTGATCCCAGTCATAGAGGTCATTCATTCATCCGGTTGAAGGAAGCATCAAGACGACTGAGCTGTTCCTTGGAAAATCTTACCAGAATAGTTGGAAATGTAGAAGAGAAATACACAACTGCAATCCAACAGACTCAGCAGGTAAAGCAGAATCTTGACCAAGATACAGATGCAAAGATACAGGCCATAGACGAAGCAAGGAATGAATTTATGCAGAAAGTTGACAATCTAGTTAGAGCTTATAAGCAAGATGCGTATCGTATGAAAGAGAAAAATCTGAGCGCAATTGAACAGATTGAGGAAAAGCTCCAGGTTGATCTAGCCAGCTTAAGAAGTTCAAATGAACTAGCAAGCAATGTGATCGAGTCTGGTTCTGATTCTGATATCATCTCCCTCTAccaatcattgtcatcatcactaCAACAACTTGCTCAAGCGCAACccactccagtagatagcaaacttgggAAGATCAAACTAGAGCCACCTCAACCTACTTCCATGGATTTGCCTTCTTTGGAGCAATTGCTATGTGATAAGTTGCATATCACTGTCACGCCTACCCAACACACTCAAGTAAGCCATCAAACCAGCAACTTATCAGTGAAACCAGCAGCAGCAAAACCCTTACCATCAGCAACAGCAAAACATTTGCCATCATCAGCAGCAACAAAATCCCCATTGCCAAGATTTACAATAAAATCCCCACAATCATCATCAATAAAACCCTTGTCAGCCTTTACAGCAAATGCTGAAGTTAACACAGCAACAGCATCAAAACAAGATCCAAGCTTATTTCCAAGATCCCAATCTGTGCAAAGTACAATGCCTAGCACCCAGCCCAGGATTGATAAAAAGTGGAAAGAATGTGGACAAATCAAAACTACCCCAAAAGTCGAGTCTCCAAGATGTATTGCCATTCATCCCAATGGGGACATTGTTTTGACCAGCTGGTTTGCACCTGTGACAGTGTTCTCTAGGCATAGAAATGATTTGTCTTGGAATGGTAATTTTAAGCATATAATTGGAGGCTCTCCTTCTAATATCGATGATATTGCCATTACTCCCAGCAACCAATACATCATACCTGGCAGTTATGGTAAGAATGAATTCTACATATATGACAGTCAAGGTGTCCTAGTCAGTACTATCCCCACATATGATATCAACAATCAGCCATCCAGACCTAGATCAGTTGCTGTAGATTCAACAGGTAGAATCATAGTAGGATTAGGTTGGGATGGTCACAAGACTGTGACCATTCATCAGCCTGATGGGACTCTGATATCCAAGTTTGAAACAACATCATCTCCACGTAAGCTAACCTGTACACCAAATGTTAAGCTTATCATATCATTTGTTGACATTACCCTGCAAGTAATGAATCAATCAGGACACAATTTTAGCATCATTCAGCCCCCTCCTGGTATTCAACCCGGTATTCAATCATGGGAGCCTGTGTATGTCTGCTGCAGCAAACAAGGGGAACTATTTGTTGGCAACCAGGGTTATCCTAAGGCTGTGTATAGATATGTGTGTACAGATGGAGAATACAAGTATCTAGACTGCATCACTAGGATGGAAAACAATCCATGGGGTATTGCATTGTCTGCAGATGAACAGGAATTGTTTGTGGTTGATAATTTATCAAGTATTGTGAAAATATTTCGATGA
- the LOC140170538 gene encoding uncharacterized protein, translating to MAEASSLASTIDRHFLECVICSDTFNDPRALPCMHPFCCECLERWAKSCSDDNSIVSCPLCKKIYQIPEEEGIKGFPVHFLVTNLQDTVDKAKQNSTTHLCDTHGQEKRYFCENCGCATCSDCSALDPSHRGHSFIRLKEASRQLSSSLENLTRRVGNVEEKYTTAIQQTQQVKQNLDQDTDAKIQAIDEAMNEHMQQVDNLVRACKHDAYSKKEQNVQKIEQTAEKLQVDLASLRSSNELASNVIESGSDSDIISLYPSLSSSLQQLTQAQPTPVDSTLGEIKLEPPQPTSMDLPSLEQLLCDKLHITVAPTERTQVSHQTSNVSVKPAAAAKSLPSATAKHLSSSAAAKSPPLGSTVKSPQSSTITPLSAFTANAQVNAATASRQDPSLFPKSQSVPSTMPSTQPSTGKKWKECGQIKTTPKVMDPRGIAIHPNGDIILTSGFAPVTVFSRNSHFLSWNGNLKHIIKGSPSNISDIAITPSNQYIIPGKYGKNEYYIYDSQGVLVSTIPTYDINNQPSSPRSVAVDSTGRIIVALGYNKHKTVSIHQPDGTLISKYETTSPPRMLTCTPDDKLIISFDDDTLQVMDQSGHNASIIQPPPGIQSWRPVYVCCSKQGELFVSNWGKPEDVYRYVCTGGEYKYLDCITRMENSPWGIALSADEQELFVVDCDSDTVKIFR from the exons ATGGCAGAAGCCAGTTCCCTGGCATCAACGATAGACAGACATTTTCTAGAGTGTGTGATCTGTTCAGACACTTTTAATGATCCAAGAGCTTTGCCATGTATGCATCCATTCTGTTGTGAGTGTTTGGAACGTTGGGCCAAATCCTGCAGTGATGATAATAGCATTGTGAGTTGCCCTCTCTGCAAAAAGATCTACCAGATTCCAGAAGAGGAAGGAATAAAAGGTTTTCCTGTTCATTTTCTTGTGACAAATTTACAAGACACAGTTGACAAAGCAAAACAG AACTCTACCACACACCTCTGTGACACCCATGGTCAGGAGAAGAGGTACTTCTGTGAGAATTGTGGCTGTGCTACCTGCTCAGATTGTTCTGCTCTTGATCCCAGTCATAGAGGTCATTCATTCATCCGACTGAAGGAAGCATCAAGACAGCTGAGCAGTTCCTTGGAAAATCTTACCAGAAGAGTTGGAAATGTAGAAGAGAAATACACAACTGCAATCCAACAAACTCAACAGGTAAAGCAGAATCTTGACCAAGATACAGATGCAAAGATACAGGCCATAGATGAAGCAATGAATGAACATATGCAGCAGGTTGACAATCTAGTTAGAGCTTGCAAGCATGATGCCTATAGTAAGAAAGAACAAAATGTCCAAAAAATTGAACAGACCGCGGAAAAGCTCCAGGTTGATCTAGCCAGCCTAAGAAGTTCAAATGAACTAGCAAGCAATGTGATCGAGTCTGGTTCGGATTCTGATATCATCTCCCTCTacccatcattgtcatcatcactaCAACAACTTACTCAAGCGCAACCCactccagtagatagcacacttggTGAGATCAAACTAGAGCCCCCTCAACCTACTTCCATGGATTTGCCTTCTTTGGAGCAGTTGCTATGTGATAAGTTGCATATCACTGTAGCGCCTACCGAACGCACTCAAGTAAGCCATCAAACCAGCAATGTATCGGTGAaaccagcagcagcagcaaagTCCTTACCATCAGCAACAGCAAAACatttgtcatcatcagcagcagcaaaaTCCCCACCGCTAGGATCTACCGTAAAATCCCCACAATCATCAACAATTACACCCTTGTCAGCATTTACAGCAAATGCTCAAGTTAATGCAGCAACAGCATCTAGACAAGATccaagcttatttccaaaatcccAATCTGTGCCAAGTACAATGCCTAGCACCCAGCCCAGTACTGGTAAAAAGTGGAAAGAATGTGGACAAATCAAAACTACCCCAAAAGTTATGGATCCAAGAGGTATTGCCATTCATCCCAATGGGGATATTATCTTGACCAGCGGGTTTGCACCTGTGACAGTGTTCTCTAGGAATAGTCATTTTTTGTCTTGGAATGGTAATTTAAAGCATATAATTAAAGGCTCTCCTTCTAATATCAGTGACATTGCCATTACTCCCAGCAACCAATACATCATACCTGGCAAGTATGGTAAGAATGAATACTACATATATGACAGTCAAGGTGTCCTAGTCAGTACTATTCCCACATATGATATCAACAATCAGCCATCCAGTCCTCGATCAGTTGCTGTAGATTCAACAGGTAGAATCATAGTAGCATTAGGTTACAATAAGCACAAGACTGTGTCCATTCATCAGCCTGATGGGACTCTGATATCCAAGTATGAAACAACATCACCTCCACGCATGCTAACCTGTACGCCAGATGATAAACTTATCATATCATTTGATGACGATACCCTGCAAGTAATGGATCAATCCGGTCACAATGCTAGCATCATTCAGCCCCCTCCTGGTATTCAATCATGGAGGCCTGTGTATGTGTGCTGCAGCAAACAAGGGGAACTATTTGTTAGCAACTGGGGTAAACCTGAGGATGTGTATAGATATGTGTGTACAGGTGGAGAATACAAGTATCTAGACTGCATCACTAGGATGGAAAACAGTCCATGGGGTATTGCATTGTCTGCAGATGAACAGGAATTGTTTGTGGTTGACTGCGACTCAGATACGGTCAAAAtatttagataa